One window from the genome of Streptomyces sp. NBC_00287 encodes:
- a CDS encoding ABC transporter permease, translating into MSISHAPPSPDKADISPVSGPGPALDLVPLLPASDRRTRLPRWLRRTTGPLLLLALWQLLSSTGALAPDVLASPGRIADVGADLIGDGSLTSAMGASLQRVAGGLLLGTVIGTGLALVSGLFRIGEDLVDAPVQMLRTVPFVGLIPLFIIWFGIGEAPKIAIITLGVTFPLYLNVYAGIRGVDAQLIEAGESLGLSRWGLVRHVVLPGALPGALTGLRYSLGIAWLALVFAEQVNADSGIGFLMVQARDFLRTDVIVVCLIVYAFLGLLADLVVRTLERLLLQWRPTFTGR; encoded by the coding sequence ATGAGCATCAGTCATGCCCCACCCAGCCCCGACAAGGCTGATATATCCCCCGTATCCGGCCCTGGTCCCGCACTCGATCTCGTCCCCCTCCTCCCCGCCTCCGACCGCCGCACCCGCCTCCCCCGCTGGCTCCGCCGCACCACCGGCCCCCTGCTGCTGCTCGCCCTGTGGCAACTCCTCAGCAGCACCGGTGCCTTGGCCCCGGATGTCCTCGCCTCGCCCGGCCGGATCGCCGACGTCGGCGCTGATCTCATCGGCGACGGGTCACTCACCTCCGCCATGGGCGCCTCGCTTCAGCGCGTCGCGGGCGGACTGCTCCTCGGCACTGTCATCGGCACCGGACTCGCCCTCGTCTCCGGGCTGTTCAGGATCGGCGAAGATCTCGTCGACGCCCCCGTGCAGATGCTGCGGACCGTGCCCTTCGTGGGGCTCATCCCGCTCTTCATCATCTGGTTCGGGATCGGAGAGGCCCCGAAGATCGCCATCATCACCCTCGGTGTCACCTTCCCGCTCTATCTCAACGTCTACGCCGGAATCCGCGGCGTCGACGCCCAGTTGATCGAGGCCGGCGAGTCGCTCGGGCTCTCGCGATGGGGTCTGGTACGGCATGTCGTGCTGCCGGGAGCACTGCCCGGCGCCCTGACCGGACTGCGCTACTCCCTCGGCATCGCCTGGCTCGCCCTCGTCTTCGCCGAGCAGGTCAACGCGGACTCCGGCATCGGGTTCCTGATGGTGCAGGCCCGGGACTTCCTGCGCACCGATGTGATCGTCGTCTGCCTCATCGTCTACGCCTTCCTCGGCCTGCTCGCCGACCTCGTCGTCCGTACCCTCGAAAGGCTGCTGCTGCAATGGCGACCGACGTTCACCGGCCGGTGA
- a CDS encoding ABC transporter ATP-binding protein: MATDVHRPVTTKAAQAVHVKGLTRSFDGRPVIDRLQLDIRPGEFVALLGRSGCGKSTLLRILAGLDREIEGTVLVPRRKAVAFQAPRLMPWKRVWRNVLLGLPGKPERALAERALDEVGLGHRTTAWPKTLSGGEAQRASLARALVREPDLLLLDEPFGALDALTRITAQRLVGELWQRRGCAVLLVTHDVEEAVLLADRVLVMDDGVIAHEQRIDLDRPRDITDPRFAALRAGLLRRLGAEAA, from the coding sequence ATGGCGACCGACGTTCACCGGCCGGTGACCACCAAGGCCGCACAGGCCGTGCATGTCAAGGGGCTGACCCGCTCCTTCGACGGGCGCCCCGTCATCGACCGGCTTCAACTCGACATCCGGCCCGGCGAGTTCGTCGCCCTCCTCGGCCGCAGCGGCTGCGGCAAGTCCACGCTGCTGCGCATCCTCGCCGGGCTCGACCGCGAGATCGAGGGCACCGTGCTGGTGCCGCGCCGCAAAGCCGTCGCCTTCCAGGCACCCCGTCTGATGCCATGGAAGCGGGTCTGGCGCAACGTCCTGCTCGGCCTGCCCGGCAAGCCCGAACGCGCCCTCGCCGAGCGGGCCCTCGACGAGGTCGGCCTCGGCCACCGTACGACCGCCTGGCCCAAGACCCTCTCCGGCGGCGAGGCCCAACGCGCCTCCCTGGCCCGGGCGTTGGTACGCGAACCCGATCTACTCCTGCTCGACGAGCCGTTCGGCGCGCTCGACGCGCTGACCCGGATCACGGCCCAGCGGCTCGTCGGGGAGCTGTGGCAGCGCCGCGGCTGCGCCGTGCTGCTCGTGACGCACGACGTCGAGGAGGCCGTCCTCCTCGCCGACCGGGTGCTCGTGATGGACGACGGTGTCATCGCCCACGAGCAGCGCATCGACCTCGACCGGCCGCGCGACATCACCGACCCCCGGTTCGCCGCACTGCGCGCCGGACTCCTTCGGCGCCTCGGTGCCGAAGCCGCCTGA
- a CDS encoding ABC transporter substrate-binding protein has translation MRRRLVPAALLLPFALLLTACGGNSAASTSTDTDGQGSLTLNVGDQKGGSEAILRAAGELKNLDYKIKWSTFTSGPPLLEAVNAGAVDIGGVGNTPPVFAAGAGSKIKVVAAFHGTSKGDAILVPNDSKLTKTEQLKGRSIAVAQGSSANYQLVASLKAAGLKLDDVDVKYLQPADALAAFTSGKVDAWAVWDPYTSQVLHAKQGRILTTGDGVTNGLTFQVAAPAALDDTKKAAAIEDYLERLRRATAWVHDHQEEWAEVWAKDTGLPYEVALASVRRTNASRISVAVDEPLIASEQEIADAFTELKLIPKKVDFADFVDRRFNGDLPPSTTPARQ, from the coding sequence ATGCGACGACGCCTCGTCCCCGCCGCTCTGCTCCTCCCCTTCGCCCTCCTGCTCACCGCGTGCGGCGGGAACTCGGCCGCCTCGACCTCGACGGACACGGACGGGCAGGGCTCTCTCACGCTCAACGTCGGTGACCAGAAGGGCGGTTCGGAGGCCATCCTGCGGGCCGCCGGAGAACTGAAGAACCTCGACTACAAGATCAAGTGGTCCACCTTCACCTCCGGTCCACCACTCCTGGAAGCCGTCAACGCCGGGGCCGTCGACATCGGCGGGGTCGGCAACACCCCGCCGGTCTTCGCGGCCGGCGCCGGCTCGAAGATCAAGGTGGTGGCCGCCTTCCACGGGACGTCCAAGGGTGACGCCATCCTCGTACCGAACGATTCGAAGCTGACGAAGACCGAGCAGCTCAAGGGGCGGTCCATAGCGGTGGCGCAGGGGTCCTCCGCCAACTATCAGCTTGTCGCCTCGCTCAAGGCGGCCGGGCTCAAGCTCGATGACGTCGACGTCAAGTATCTGCAACCGGCCGACGCGCTCGCCGCGTTCACCTCCGGCAAGGTCGACGCCTGGGCCGTGTGGGACCCGTACACCTCTCAGGTGCTCCACGCCAAGCAGGGGCGGATTCTGACGACCGGCGACGGGGTCACCAACGGTCTGACCTTCCAGGTGGCTGCGCCTGCCGCGTTGGACGACACGAAGAAGGCCGCCGCCATCGAGGACTATCTCGAGCGGCTTCGGCGCGCCACGGCCTGGGTCCATGACCACCAGGAGGAGTGGGCCGAGGTCTGGGCGAAGGACACCGGGCTGCCCTACGAGGTCGCGCTGGCCTCGGTGCGGCGGACCAACGCGTCGCGGATCTCCGTCGCGGTCGACGAGCCGCTCATCGCCTCCGAGCAGGAGATCGCCGACGCCTTCACCGAGCTGAAGCTCATCCCGAAGAAGGTCGACTTCGCCGACTTCGTGGACCGGCGGTTCAACGGCGACCTCCCGCCGTCGACCACGCCGGCCAGGCAGTGA
- a CDS encoding NAD(P)-binding domain-containing protein gives MNNTEVVVIGAGQAGLAGAYHLRRSGFEPDRDFVVLDHSPGPGGAWQFRWPSLTYGKVHGMHALPGMELTGADPARPSAEVIAGYFADYERTFDLKVRRPVEVKAVREGDGGRLLVETSAGVWSTRALINATGTWDRPFWPRYPGQETFRGRQLHTAQYPGPEEFAGLRVVVVGGGASGTQHLLEIAPYAASTTWVTRRPPVFREGPFGEDAGRAAVALVEERVRQGLPPKSVVSVTGLPLNDAIRQGLADGVLDRQPMFDRITPDGVEWADGRRVEADVILWATGFRAAIDHLAPLKLREPGGGIRIEGTRAVADARIHLVGYGPSASTIGANRAGRAAVRDIRRLLAKEQPVAA, from the coding sequence GTGAACAACACCGAGGTAGTCGTCATAGGCGCCGGACAGGCAGGACTGGCCGGCGCCTATCACCTGCGGCGCTCCGGGTTCGAGCCGGACCGCGACTTCGTCGTGCTGGACCACTCCCCCGGTCCGGGCGGCGCCTGGCAGTTCCGGTGGCCTTCGCTGACGTACGGCAAGGTGCACGGGATGCACGCCCTGCCGGGCATGGAGCTGACCGGGGCCGATCCGGCGCGGCCGTCCGCCGAGGTGATCGCCGGATACTTCGCCGACTACGAGCGCACCTTCGATCTGAAGGTGCGTCGGCCGGTGGAGGTGAAGGCGGTGCGCGAGGGGGACGGCGGGCGACTGCTCGTCGAGACCTCGGCCGGGGTCTGGTCGACCCGGGCGCTGATCAACGCCACCGGCACCTGGGACCGGCCGTTCTGGCCCCGCTACCCCGGTCAGGAGACCTTCCGGGGGCGGCAGTTGCACACCGCGCAGTACCCGGGGCCCGAGGAGTTCGCGGGGCTGCGGGTGGTCGTCGTGGGCGGGGGTGCGTCCGGGACCCAGCACCTGTTGGAGATCGCCCCTTACGCCGCTTCCACCACCTGGGTCACCCGGCGGCCCCCGGTCTTCCGCGAGGGGCCCTTCGGCGAGGACGCGGGGCGGGCGGCGGTGGCGCTGGTGGAGGAGCGGGTGCGGCAGGGGCTGCCGCCGAAGAGCGTGGTGTCGGTGACCGGGCTGCCCCTCAACGACGCGATCCGTCAGGGCCTCGCGGACGGGGTGCTCGACCGGCAGCCCATGTTCGACCGGATCACTCCGGACGGCGTGGAGTGGGCCGACGGCCGGCGCGTGGAGGCCGACGTCATTCTGTGGGCGACCGGTTTCCGGGCCGCCATCGACCATCTGGCGCCGCTGAAGCTGCGGGAGCCGGGCGGCGGTATTCGTATCGAGGGGACCAGGGCGGTCGCCGATGCGCGGATCCACCTCGTGGGCTACGGTCCGTCGGCGAGCACCATCGGCGCCAACCGGGCGGGCCGCGCGGCCGTACGGGACATCAGGCGGCTGCTGGCAAAGGAGCAGCCGGTGGCCGCGTGA
- the mltG gene encoding endolytic transglycosylase MltG has product MHMNTPSRSTIRLTRRGRIALIATGAVVAGTAVAVPLLSAGSEGEEKPTTLVIPEGWRSGQVYEAVDKALALPAGTTKKSLAKAALKLPNDAEGNPEGYLFPATYPLETNGKKATPEQLLSSMVDTANKKFNGAPIAAGAQRNAMNVYQAVTIASIIQAEAATKADMGKVARVVFNRLERGMPLQMDSTINYALNRSTLKTTVADTRIESPYNSYQRMGLPPTPIDSPGEDAVRAAISPTPGDWLYFVTVKPGDTRFTADYAEHQRNVAEFNRNQQSSSPKAK; this is encoded by the coding sequence ATGCACATGAACACTCCGTCACGGAGCACGATTCGACTGACGCGCCGGGGCCGAATCGCCCTCATCGCGACCGGGGCCGTCGTGGCCGGCACCGCCGTGGCGGTGCCGCTGCTGAGCGCGGGCAGTGAGGGCGAGGAGAAGCCCACCACCCTGGTGATCCCGGAGGGCTGGCGGTCCGGCCAGGTCTACGAGGCCGTCGACAAAGCGCTCGCCCTGCCCGCGGGCACCACCAAGAAGTCCCTGGCCAAGGCGGCTCTGAAGCTGCCGAACGACGCCGAGGGCAACCCGGAGGGCTATCTCTTCCCGGCGACGTACCCCCTGGAGACCAACGGCAAGAAGGCGACGCCCGAGCAACTGCTGTCGTCCATGGTCGACACCGCCAACAAGAAGTTCAACGGCGCCCCGATCGCCGCGGGTGCCCAGCGCAACGCGATGAACGTCTATCAGGCGGTCACCATCGCGAGCATCATCCAGGCCGAGGCGGCGACCAAGGCCGACATGGGCAAGGTGGCCCGGGTCGTCTTCAACCGGCTCGAGCGCGGCATGCCGCTTCAGATGGACTCCACCATCAACTACGCGCTCAACCGCTCAACGCTGAAGACCACGGTGGCCGACACCCGGATCGAGAGTCCCTACAACTCGTACCAGCGCATGGGGCTGCCCCCGACCCCGATCGACAGCCCGGGCGAGGACGCAGTGCGCGCCGCGATCAGCCCTACGCCGGGCGACTGGCTGTACTTCGTCACGGTCAAGCCGGGCGACACCCGCTTCACCGCCGACTACGCCGAGCACCAGCGCAATGTCGCCGAGTTCAACCGCAACCAGCAGAGCAGCTCGCCGAAGGCCAAGTGA
- a CDS encoding ABC transporter ATP-binding protein, which yields MHPDHEPAWTPPADTEEQPRQVRRILRLFRPYRGRLAVVGLLVGAASLVSVATPFLLKAILDVAIPERRTGLLSLLALGMILSAVLTSVFGVLQTLISTTVGQRVMHDLRTAVYGRLQRMSLAFFTRTRTGEVQSRIANDIGGMQATVTSTATSLVANFTSVVATIIAMLVLDWRLTAVSLLLLPVFVWISRRVGNERKKITTQRQKQMAAMAATVTESLSVSGILLGRTMGRSDSLTSAFATESEELVDLEVRSNMAGRWRMAVITIVMAAMPAVIYWTAGLALQVGGPEVSLGTIVAFVSLQQGLFRPAVSLLGTGVQIQASLALFQRIFEYLDLPIDITEPKGPIHLDKIKGEVRFENVEFRYDGAGAPILDGVDVTVPAGGSLAVVGPTGAGKSTLGHLVPRLYDVTGGRVTLDGVDVRDLDFDTLARAIGVVSQETYLFHASVADNLRFAKPDATDEELHEAAKAAQIHDHIASLPDGYDTVVGERGYRFSGGEKQRLAIARTILRDPPVLILDEATSALDTRTERAVQEAIDALSADRTTLTIAHRLSTIRGADQIVVLDSGRTVERGTHEELLERDGRYAALVRRDAQLEPTR from the coding sequence ATGCATCCCGATCACGAACCCGCCTGGACACCGCCGGCCGATACCGAAGAGCAGCCCCGGCAGGTGCGCCGCATCCTGCGTCTGTTCCGTCCCTACCGCGGCCGCCTCGCCGTCGTCGGCCTGCTGGTCGGCGCCGCGTCGCTGGTGTCCGTCGCGACCCCGTTCCTGCTGAAGGCGATCCTCGACGTCGCCATTCCCGAGCGCCGCACCGGGCTGCTCAGCCTGCTCGCGCTCGGCATGATCCTCAGTGCAGTGCTCACCAGCGTCTTCGGCGTTCTGCAGACCCTGATCTCCACGACCGTCGGTCAGCGCGTCATGCACGACCTGCGCACCGCCGTCTACGGCCGTCTCCAGCGCATGTCGCTCGCCTTCTTCACCCGGACCCGCACCGGCGAGGTGCAGTCCCGCATCGCGAACGACATCGGCGGTATGCAGGCCACCGTCACCTCCACCGCCACCTCACTGGTCGCCAACTTCACCAGCGTGGTCGCCACGATCATCGCGATGCTCGTCCTCGACTGGCGGCTGACCGCGGTCTCGCTGCTGCTGCTCCCGGTGTTCGTGTGGATCAGCCGTCGGGTCGGCAACGAACGCAAGAAGATCACCACCCAGCGCCAGAAGCAGATGGCCGCGATGGCCGCCACGGTCACCGAGTCGCTCTCCGTCAGCGGCATCCTGCTGGGTCGCACGATGGGCCGCTCCGACTCGCTCACCAGCGCATTCGCCACGGAGTCCGAGGAACTCGTCGACCTCGAAGTGCGTTCGAACATGGCCGGCCGCTGGCGCATGGCCGTGATCACGATCGTCATGGCCGCGATGCCCGCCGTCATCTACTGGACCGCGGGCCTTGCCCTCCAGGTCGGCGGCCCCGAGGTCTCGCTCGGCACCATCGTCGCCTTCGTCTCGCTCCAGCAGGGCCTGTTCCGCCCGGCCGTCAGCCTGCTCGGCACCGGCGTCCAGATCCAGGCCTCGCTCGCACTCTTCCAGCGCATCTTCGAGTACCTCGACCTGCCGATCGACATCACCGAACCGAAAGGCCCCATCCACCTCGACAAGATCAAGGGCGAGGTCCGCTTCGAGAACGTCGAGTTCCGCTACGACGGCGCAGGCGCCCCCATCCTCGACGGCGTCGACGTCACCGTCCCGGCCGGCGGCTCGCTCGCGGTGGTCGGCCCGACCGGCGCCGGCAAGTCCACGCTCGGCCATCTGGTGCCGCGGCTGTACGACGTGACCGGCGGCCGGGTCACCCTCGACGGGGTCGACGTACGCGACCTGGACTTCGACACCCTGGCCCGTGCGATCGGCGTCGTCTCGCAGGAGACGTACCTCTTCCATGCCTCGGTCGCCGACAACCTGCGCTTCGCCAAGCCGGACGCCACCGACGAGGAACTGCACGAGGCGGCGAAGGCGGCGCAGATCCACGACCACATCGCCTCGCTGCCCGACGGCTATGACACGGTCGTCGGAGAGCGCGGCTACCGCTTCTCCGGCGGCGAGAAGCAGCGCCTGGCCATCGCCCGGACCATCCTGCGCGATCCGCCGGTGCTGATCCTCGACGAGGCGACCAGCGCCCTGGACACCCGTACCGAGCGGGCGGTGCAGGAGGCCATCGACGCGCTCTCGGCCGACCGCACCACGCTCACCATCGCGCACCGGCTGTCCACCATTCGGGGTGCCGACCAGATCGTGGTCCTCGACTCCGGACGGACCGTCGAACGCGGTACGCACGAGGAGCTGTTGGAGCGGGACGGGCGATATGCGGCGCTGGTCCGCCGGGACGCCCAACTGGAGCCGACAAGATGA
- a CDS encoding MarR family winged helix-turn-helix transcriptional regulator, with the protein MTSPDPVTASDTDDGPLAEQLLRFTRRVHRIQKRHIEQSGLGVTPAQSRLLRTLAHYPSPPRMADLAERLEVVPRAVTSLVDGLEASGKVRRAPDPTNRRVIRIELTDDGLKALRALHGARRSAAQEILAPLTDEQRAVLGGLLDTLVDGEGRC; encoded by the coding sequence ATGACCTCCCCCGATCCCGTGACCGCCTCCGATACCGACGACGGCCCGCTCGCCGAGCAGCTGCTGCGGTTCACCCGGCGTGTGCACCGGATCCAGAAACGGCACATCGAGCAGTCCGGGCTGGGTGTCACTCCGGCCCAGTCCCGGCTGCTGCGCACCCTCGCGCACTATCCCTCGCCGCCCCGGATGGCCGACCTCGCCGAGCGCCTGGAGGTGGTCCCGCGGGCCGTCACCTCGCTGGTCGACGGGCTGGAGGCTAGCGGCAAGGTGCGCCGGGCGCCGGATCCGACGAACCGGCGGGTGATCCGGATCGAACTCACGGACGACGGCTTGAAGGCGCTGCGGGCGCTGCATGGGGCGCGCCGGTCGGCGGCGCAGGAGATCCTGGCGCCGCTGACTGATGAGCAGCGCGCGGTGCTTGGGGGGCTGTTGGACACGCTGGTGGACGGTGAGGGGCGCTGCTGA
- a CDS encoding cation:dicarboxylate symporter family transporter encodes MPPSVPSLPRRVARILRTSLFAQVACALVLGIAVGKLWPGFAAELQPLGDGFTRLIKTIISPLVFCVVVVGIAKAGDLKAFGRIGLKALIWFEVASTLALLIGLLAANVVQPGSGMNVDPATLDSSAVDAKTGGGSLPSTTEFALEALPTSFIGAFAENSLLQVLILACLVGAALLHLGHTKVPQVLPAIEQAQEIIFAIVGFVMRLAPIAVFGAMAVLIGQYGLGVIETYAKLIVLCYAAAALFIALLAVALKVLTGLSLWKFLRYIREEMLLALGTASTESVMPRVMQKLRKAGARDDAVGLVLPTGYSFNLDGASLYLSIGTLFIAQAVGVDLSLGQQITVILVLMLTSKGMAGIPGSAFLALSATASSLGAIPAGAVALLLGVDRIMDSMRVVTNLLGNCVAVFAVSRWEGALDLAQAKRTLDGEVAAPAEKPVTEPAEKPVKEPAEQPAKESVSEAS; translated from the coding sequence GTGCCGCCGTCCGTCCCGTCCCTGCCGCGACGCGTCGCACGCATACTGCGTACCTCTCTCTTCGCGCAGGTCGCCTGCGCGCTCGTGCTCGGAATCGCCGTAGGAAAGCTGTGGCCCGGCTTCGCCGCCGAACTCCAGCCGCTCGGCGACGGGTTCACCCGGCTGATCAAGACGATCATCTCGCCGCTGGTGTTCTGTGTGGTCGTCGTCGGCATCGCAAAAGCCGGTGACCTCAAGGCCTTTGGCCGGATCGGGCTCAAGGCGCTGATCTGGTTCGAGGTCGCGAGCACCCTCGCACTGCTGATCGGGTTGCTCGCCGCCAACGTTGTCCAGCCGGGCTCGGGAATGAACGTCGACCCGGCCACCCTCGACTCCTCGGCGGTGGACGCGAAGACGGGCGGCGGTTCACTGCCGTCGACGACCGAGTTCGCCCTGGAGGCGCTGCCCACCAGTTTCATCGGCGCCTTCGCCGAGAACTCCCTGCTCCAAGTCCTCATCCTGGCCTGTCTGGTGGGCGCCGCGCTGCTGCACCTCGGCCACACCAAGGTGCCGCAGGTGCTGCCCGCCATCGAGCAGGCCCAGGAGATCATCTTCGCGATCGTCGGCTTCGTCATGCGTCTCGCCCCGATCGCCGTGTTCGGCGCGATGGCCGTCCTGATCGGCCAGTACGGCCTCGGTGTGATCGAGACCTACGCCAAGCTGATCGTCCTGTGCTACGCCGCCGCGGCTCTCTTCATCGCGCTCCTCGCCGTCGCCCTGAAGGTGCTCACCGGGCTCAGCCTCTGGAAGTTCCTGCGCTACATCCGCGAGGAGATGCTCCTCGCGCTCGGCACCGCCTCGACCGAGTCCGTCATGCCGCGCGTGATGCAGAAGCTGCGCAAGGCCGGTGCCCGCGACGACGCCGTCGGCCTGGTGCTGCCGACCGGTTACTCCTTCAACCTCGACGGCGCCTCGCTCTACCTCTCCATCGGCACGCTGTTCATCGCGCAGGCCGTGGGCGTCGACCTAAGTCTCGGCCAGCAGATCACCGTGATCCTGGTGCTCATGCTGACCAGCAAGGGCATGGCGGGCATCCCCGGTTCGGCCTTCCTCGCCCTGTCCGCGACCGCCTCCTCGCTCGGCGCGATCCCGGCGGGCGCCGTCGCCCTGCTGCTGGGCGTGGACCGGATCATGGACTCGATGCGCGTCGTCACGAACCTGCTCGGCAACTGCGTCGCCGTGTTCGCGGTGTCCCGCTGGGAGGGGGCGCTGGACCTGGCCCAGGCGAAGAGGACCCTGGACGGGGAAGTGGCGGCACCGGCCGAGAAGCCGGTCACGGAACCGGCCGAGAAGCCGGTCAAGGAGCCGGCCGAGCAGCCGGCCAAGGAGTCGGTCTCAGAGGCCAGTTGA
- a CDS encoding peptide-N4-asparagine amidase: MKRRIVMSMLAGATLLASTLLGANPASAQHVDVPAEFGSDWHDPVTAAPPVTAPDTRSCQVTLAEAQFRDFTPYRGTYTPPEGCGDRWNKVVLRLEGKVKGRQYDRLGHVSVGGVEIFRTSTPQPSPDGIAWSVEKDVTRYSDTLRERQDVEMLIGNVVDDTYTGIIDVKVTLTFYTGKTAQTPDRVLPLTDGTTLTTPRNSERIVAEVYATGSGGGCEEYWYLTVPDSAPYSCQAADGPYREVQIRVDGQLAGVAAPFPHVWTGGWSNPFLWYVVPGPRAFDVKPIEYDLTPFAGILNDGRPHDIQISVAGLPEGRPGWSAPVNVLVWQDEGRAHVSGALTAHHDKGLTNSSTHTPGSEHQVDTESGHRLTVAGYVDTSHGRVTTTVRRSLAHTSAHRWTDGETMDALDATWRDDESVTVDGRGPAKTTRTQRTYTMDGTTTLGADDRLRTVLTLGDRASAATTSDGRRTAWSRLDDTYTGDATWTVNVPRDQRHAVGTSSERYRLYGSHISGGCYDRSLATEQGVLTEDREVC; the protein is encoded by the coding sequence ATGAAGAGACGGATCGTCATGTCCATGCTCGCCGGAGCGACCCTCCTGGCGAGCACGCTCCTCGGGGCGAACCCCGCGTCCGCCCAACACGTCGACGTCCCCGCCGAGTTCGGCTCCGACTGGCACGACCCGGTCACCGCCGCCCCGCCCGTCACCGCCCCGGACACCAGATCCTGCCAAGTGACCCTGGCCGAGGCGCAGTTCCGCGACTTCACGCCGTACCGGGGGACGTACACCCCGCCCGAGGGCTGTGGCGACCGCTGGAACAAGGTCGTGCTGCGCCTCGAAGGCAAGGTCAAGGGCCGCCAGTACGACCGCCTCGGCCATGTCAGCGTGGGTGGGGTCGAGATCTTCCGTACGTCGACCCCGCAGCCCTCACCGGACGGCATCGCATGGTCCGTCGAGAAGGACGTCACGCGCTACAGCGACACCCTCCGCGAGCGCCAGGACGTCGAGATGCTCATCGGCAATGTCGTCGACGACACCTACACCGGGATCATCGACGTGAAGGTCACCCTGACCTTCTACACCGGCAAGACCGCCCAAACCCCCGACCGCGTCCTCCCCCTGACCGACGGCACCACCCTCACCACCCCGCGCAACAGCGAACGCATCGTCGCCGAGGTGTACGCCACCGGATCCGGCGGCGGCTGCGAGGAGTACTGGTATCTGACGGTGCCCGACTCGGCGCCGTACTCCTGCCAGGCCGCCGATGGCCCCTACCGCGAGGTGCAGATCAGGGTGGACGGCCAACTGGCCGGTGTCGCCGCGCCGTTCCCGCATGTGTGGACCGGCGGCTGGTCAAACCCCTTCCTCTGGTACGTCGTTCCGGGGCCGCGCGCCTTCGATGTCAAGCCGATCGAATACGACCTGACGCCGTTCGCCGGGATCCTCAACGACGGTCGGCCGCACGACATCCAGATCTCCGTCGCCGGACTGCCCGAAGGCCGGCCCGGCTGGAGCGCCCCCGTCAACGTCCTCGTCTGGCAGGACGAGGGCCGCGCACACGTCAGCGGAGCGCTCACCGCGCACCACGACAAGGGGCTCACCAACTCCTCGACCCACACGCCCGGTTCGGAGCACCAGGTGGACACCGAGAGCGGGCACCGGCTGACCGTCGCCGGATACGTCGACACCTCGCACGGTCGGGTGACCACCACCGTCCGCCGGTCGCTGGCGCACACCTCCGCCCATCGCTGGACCGACGGCGAGACCATGGACGCACTCGACGCGACCTGGCGCGACGACGAGTCGGTCACGGTAGACGGACGCGGACCGGCGAAGACGACGCGCACGCAACGGACGTACACGATGGACGGCACCACCACGCTCGGCGCGGACGACCGGCTGCGCACCGTGCTGACCCTCGGCGACCGGGCCTCGGCCGCCACCACGAGCGACGGGCGGCGCACCGCCTGGTCAAGGCTCGACGACACCTACACCGGTGACGCGACCTGGACCGTGAACGTCCCGCGCGATCAGCGCCATGCGGTCGGCACGTCGAGCGAGCGCTACCGGCTGTACGGCTCGCACATCTCCGGCGGTTGCTACGACCGCTCGCTGGCCACCGAGCAGGGCGTGCTCACGGAGGACCGCGAGGTCTGCTGA